One Pseudomonas sp. C27(2019) DNA window includes the following coding sequences:
- a CDS encoding acetyl-CoA C-acetyltransferase has translation MHEVVIVAATRTAVGSFQGSLASIPAPQLGATVIRRLLEQTGVAPEHVDEVILGQILTAGSGQNPARQASMAAGLPVEVPSFTLNKVCGSGLKALHLAAQAIRCGDAEVIIAGGQENMSLAPYVLPGARTGLRMGHAKVVDSMIEDGLWDAFNDIHMGITAENLVEKYSLTREQQDAFAANSQAKAAAAIAAGRFVDEITPVSIPQRKGDPVIFDTDEQPRASSTAEALAKLRPAFKKDGSVTAGNASTLNDGAAAVMLMSAEKAKALGVPVLAHIVAYANAGVDPSIMGIGPVAATQKCLSKAGWTVADLDLIEANEAFAAQALSVNKELGWDTDKVNVNGGAIAIGHPIGASGCRVLVTLLHEMMRRDAKKGLATLCIGGGQGVALAIER, from the coding sequence ATGCATGAAGTCGTTATTGTTGCTGCTACACGCACTGCAGTTGGTAGCTTTCAAGGCAGTTTAGCCTCCATTCCTGCACCACAATTAGGCGCGACCGTTATACGCCGCTTACTGGAACAAACAGGCGTCGCACCTGAGCACGTTGATGAAGTGATTCTCGGACAGATATTAACTGCAGGCAGTGGACAAAACCCTGCTCGCCAGGCGTCAATGGCTGCTGGTCTACCGGTTGAAGTACCGTCTTTCACCCTCAATAAAGTCTGCGGTTCAGGCTTAAAAGCCCTGCATTTAGCCGCACAAGCCATTCGCTGCGGTGATGCCGAAGTCATCATTGCTGGCGGTCAAGAAAACATGAGTTTGGCCCCCTATGTCCTGCCGGGCGCACGCACCGGTTTGCGCATGGGTCACGCTAAAGTCGTCGACAGCATGATTGAAGACGGCCTGTGGGATGCATTTAATGATATCCATATGGGTATTACTGCAGAAAACCTCGTCGAAAAGTACAGCCTAACCCGCGAACAACAAGATGCCTTTGCGGCAAACTCACAAGCCAAAGCAGCAGCCGCTATTGCTGCAGGTCGTTTTGTTGATGAAATCACTCCGGTGAGCATTCCACAGCGCAAAGGTGATCCTGTTATTTTTGATACCGATGAGCAGCCACGCGCCAGCAGTACTGCTGAGGCATTGGCTAAACTGCGCCCTGCCTTTAAAAAAGATGGTTCAGTCACTGCAGGTAACGCTTCGACCCTTAACGATGGTGCAGCGGCCGTGATGCTAATGAGTGCCGAAAAAGCCAAAGCGCTTGGTGTGCCCGTATTAGCGCACATTGTTGCCTATGCCAACGCCGGTGTTGATCCAAGCATTATGGGTATCGGTCCAGTAGCCGCAACCCAAAAATGCTTAAGCAAAGCCGGTTGGACTGTCGCAGATCTTGATCTCATTGAAGCCAACGAAGCCTTTGCTGCGCAAGCTCTAAGCGTCAACAAAGAACTGGGCTGGGATACAGACAAGGTCAACGTTAATGGCGGCGCCATTGCAATTGGTCACCCGATTGGTGCGTCCGGTTGCCGTGTATTGGTAACGCTATTGCATGAAATGATGCGTCGCGACGCCAAAAAAGGCCTCGCAACGCTATGTATCGGTGGCGGTCAAGGTGTTGCCTTGGCAATTGAACGCTAA
- a CDS encoding DUF2845 domain-containing protein codes for MLRSVVGMLLILSLSAPSYASSTFRCNSNLVSLGASMQEVRSKCGEPAAKENLGFKHKTNQYGHTHQVHVAEWLYGPRGGMYYFLRFEGAELAKISSTR; via the coding sequence ATGTTACGTTCTGTTGTTGGCATGTTGTTAATACTGAGTTTGAGTGCGCCATCCTATGCATCGTCGACCTTTCGCTGCAACAGCAACCTAGTCAGCCTCGGTGCCAGCATGCAAGAAGTACGCAGCAAATGTGGTGAGCCGGCGGCCAAAGAAAACCTCGGTTTTAAACACAAGACCAATCAATATGGTCACACCCATCAAGTGCATGTGGCTGAATGGCTATACGGCCCTAGAGGCGGTATGTATTATTTTCTACGTTTTGAAGGCGCCGAGCTGGCAAAAATATCCAGCACACGTTAA
- the panB gene encoding 3-methyl-2-oxobutanoate hydroxymethyltransferase, which translates to MSGVTLTTLFDLKQRGEKITMLTCYDATFAATACAAGVEILLIGDSLGMVLQGHDSTLPVSIDDMAYHTAAVKRGNKGALILSDLSFMSNATLEQTYQSCAKLMQAGAHMVKIEGGVWLAETVSLLAQRGIPTCVHLGLTPQSVNVFGGYKVQGRGEQQAQKMLDDAIALEQAGAALLLLECVPSELAARISQAVRIPVIGIGAGPNTDGQVLVLHDMLGLSISGRTPKFVRNFMQGQDSIGEAISLYCRSVKDQSFPAAEHEFRA; encoded by the coding sequence ATGTCTGGCGTCACATTGACAACCCTATTCGATTTAAAACAACGCGGTGAGAAAATCACCATGCTGACTTGCTATGACGCAACTTTTGCGGCCACGGCCTGTGCGGCAGGCGTGGAAATTCTATTGATCGGTGACTCACTGGGCATGGTTTTACAGGGCCATGACAGCACGCTGCCGGTTTCAATTGATGATATGGCTTACCATACCGCTGCAGTAAAACGCGGCAACAAAGGTGCACTGATTCTCAGCGATCTCTCTTTTATGAGCAATGCCACCCTTGAGCAAACCTACCAAAGCTGCGCCAAGCTGATGCAAGCCGGCGCGCACATGGTCAAGATAGAAGGTGGTGTCTGGCTGGCAGAGACCGTCAGTTTATTAGCTCAGCGCGGCATCCCTACTTGCGTACACCTCGGTTTAACCCCGCAGTCCGTCAACGTGTTTGGCGGCTATAAAGTGCAGGGCCGTGGCGAACAACAAGCGCAAAAAATGCTCGATGATGCCATTGCCCTTGAACAAGCAGGTGCAGCTCTACTGCTGTTAGAGTGCGTGCCAAGTGAATTGGCCGCTCGCATCAGTCAAGCTGTGCGTATCCCTGTGATTGGCATTGGTGCAGGCCCCAATACAGATGGCCAAGTGCTGGTGCTACACGACATGCTTGGCTTGTCGATCAGCGGTCGCACACCTAAATTTGTGCGTAACTTTATGCAGGGACAAGATAGTATTGGCGAGGCCATCAGCCTGTATTGTCGCTCGGTCAAAGACCAGTCATTCCCTGCTGCTGAGCATGAGTTTCGCGCATGA
- the pgi gene encoding glucose-6-phosphate isomerase yields the protein MTHYLHPVDAAQLPAWQELLKQRDAMQDFRMQDAFAADPQRFQHFSLNHDGLLLDFSKNLLDDTTLELLMQLAEQSQLQGAIQALFNGEPVNASEQRPALHTALRRPIGDSLVVDGEDLIPLIHDVLNKMTELVNRIHNGLWRGYSEKPITDIVNIGIGGSFLGPQLVSEALLPFAQQGVRCHFLANIDGSEFHELSNSLNAQTTLFIVSSKSFSTLETLKNAQAARSWYLAQGGTESGLHRHFIAVSSNIEAAVTFGIAPENILPIWDWVGGRYSLWSAIGLPIALSIGMSNFKELLAGAWSMDQHFQEAPFAQNMPVIMAMLGIWYNDFWQAQSHAILPYDHYLRNFTQHLQQLDMESNGKHVRQDGTALTYCSGPVIWGGVGCNGQHAYHQLLHQGTLLVPADFIVPVVSHNQIADHHQWLYANCLSQSQALMQGKSRTQAAQELRDKGLPESEVQRLAPHKEIPGNRPSNTLVLERICPRRLGALIALYEHKVFVQSVVWGTNAFDQWGVELGKVLGEGVYQRLTGQAPINNTDASTQGLINFFRNRHRG from the coding sequence ATGACCCACTACCTGCACCCTGTTGATGCTGCCCAACTCCCCGCGTGGCAAGAATTACTCAAGCAACGCGATGCCATGCAAGATTTCCGCATGCAGGATGCCTTCGCTGCAGACCCGCAGCGCTTCCAGCATTTCTCTTTAAATCACGATGGCTTACTGCTAGATTTCTCGAAAAACCTGCTGGATGACACGACCCTTGAGCTATTGATGCAATTGGCCGAACAAAGCCAGCTGCAAGGCGCAATCCAAGCCTTATTTAATGGCGAGCCGGTCAATGCTTCCGAGCAACGCCCAGCTTTGCACACAGCCCTGCGCCGCCCAATTGGTGACAGTCTTGTTGTAGACGGCGAGGATTTAATTCCGCTGATTCATGATGTGCTGAACAAGATGACCGAACTGGTCAATCGTATTCACAATGGCTTGTGGCGTGGTTACAGCGAAAAACCCATTACTGACATCGTTAATATTGGTATCGGCGGCTCATTTCTAGGCCCGCAACTGGTCTCAGAGGCTCTGCTGCCCTTTGCTCAACAAGGAGTGCGCTGCCACTTCCTCGCCAATATTGATGGCAGTGAGTTTCATGAGCTGAGCAACAGCCTAAACGCTCAAACCACATTGTTTATTGTCTCTAGCAAATCATTTAGCACCCTAGAAACCTTAAAAAATGCGCAAGCTGCGCGCAGCTGGTATCTCGCCCAAGGCGGTACAGAAAGCGGCTTGCATCGCCATTTCATCGCTGTATCGAGCAACATTGAAGCGGCTGTTACCTTTGGTATTGCGCCAGAAAATATCCTGCCAATTTGGGATTGGGTTGGCGGTCGTTACTCTCTGTGGTCAGCCATTGGTTTACCGATTGCTTTATCAATTGGCATGTCTAACTTTAAAGAATTGTTAGCCGGCGCGTGGAGCATGGATCAGCACTTTCAAGAGGCTCCATTTGCGCAAAACATGCCGGTTATCATGGCCATGCTCGGAATATGGTACAATGATTTTTGGCAAGCGCAGAGTCACGCAATTTTACCCTACGATCATTACCTGCGTAATTTCACACAGCACTTACAGCAATTGGACATGGAATCCAATGGTAAGCATGTGCGTCAAGATGGTACGGCGCTAACCTATTGCAGTGGCCCTGTGATCTGGGGTGGTGTGGGTTGTAATGGCCAACATGCCTATCATCAGTTATTGCATCAAGGTACCTTACTGGTTCCAGCAGATTTTATCGTACCGGTGGTCAGTCATAATCAAATTGCCGATCACCACCAATGGTTGTATGCCAACTGTTTATCGCAGAGCCAAGCGCTGATGCAAGGCAAAAGTCGCACGCAGGCTGCGCAAGAATTACGTGACAAAGGCCTACCCGAGAGTGAAGTGCAGCGCTTAGCGCCGCATAAAGAAATCCCTGGCAACCGCCCCAGCAATACTTTAGTGTTGGAACGTATTTGCCCACGCCGTCTCGGTGCTTTAATCGCCTTGTACGAACACAAAGTCTTTGTACAAAGCGTGGTTTGGGGTACCAACGCCTTTGATCAGTGGGGTGTTGAATTGGGCAAAGTTCTCGGAGAAGGCGTCTATCAGCGCCTCACTGGGCAAGCACCGATCAACAACACGGATGCCTCCACTCAAGGCTTGATCAACTTTTTTAGAAATCGTCATCGTGGCTAA
- a CDS encoding DUF748 domain-containing protein produces the protein MSKGLKRLIITLISCLAVYSWLGFLLLPSIALQVINQQLGVYANSPAHLQRLEFNPFTLELSAWGFRIGDVQDEQLSLQYLYGNLASDSLWTKTLHLNAVQLQQLKAQVVLNKKGELNLAQLFTLPDRPEQPEKPESTPLAIRIDQIQLQQGSARFNDQRQHDPIDISFNDLNITLNHFDTRPASSSELQLTVQASDGTQLHWQGDLSINPLTSQGHLQLQDAQLKSWWPYVREHFSAQLDDGRLSFDTRYALQISPKLQFKAEQLNAELVSMALTQNTQPLARLSKLSISDTAFDLAGQTLQIGKASSNKLEAWAEVDKSGTLNWQKLLPSTSTTQPAAKGDNAPASHAGSTKNSPAWRITVNQADFKQQQFHLADNSRSEPVALNLADFNLHIKDFDSQGSSPFNAELKTNIGEQGTLNSTASVLLQPFKVDMTLNSSDLDLRPAQAWISPYAHAELRSGLLGSALKLQVSDLDNLQVVLQGDAQLSQLHVRDSLRQRDLLKWQTVAINDIQYSLQQQKLSIENIALQQPYVRFIINENLTTNISELLIPQPQQPAAEQASNSPKFALHIGGIDIKDGSANFADFSLTPNFATAIQQLNGQIGTLDNQTNNVANVDIQGNVDRYAPVTIKGSLMPFDPLKQLDIATAFKHVELTTLTPYSGKFAGYRIQKGRLNLDLHYQITDGKLNASNQLLLEQLQLGERVDSPDAVDLPVRLAIALLKDRKGEIAINLPVQGDLNNPEFKVAPIVWQTLRNLITRAVSAPFNFIADLAGGNATELNQVIFLPGEFAITAGAAQGLDTLAKALKDRPQLRLEIEGGSHLTLDGPPLAQMRLTRAYQNAWYSILQRRGSKIESSKETLEVPDNEKPALLEGIYRTQLKQQPPEQWAELNQEQREQKMREAVLHSYAQSPLGLRRLAQARANSIKEYLIEQGQLDAERVYLLDASEGKASANNGVISTLHLGSMQ, from the coding sequence ATGTCCAAAGGTTTAAAGCGCCTCATCATTACCCTGATAAGCTGCCTTGCTGTTTATAGCTGGCTGGGTTTCTTATTGCTTCCCAGCATCGCTTTGCAAGTCATCAATCAGCAACTCGGCGTCTATGCCAATAGCCCTGCGCATCTGCAACGTTTAGAGTTTAATCCGTTTACGCTTGAGCTTTCAGCGTGGGGGTTTCGTATTGGCGATGTGCAAGATGAGCAACTGAGCTTGCAATATCTCTATGGCAACCTAGCCAGCGACAGTCTCTGGACGAAAACCCTGCACCTCAATGCTGTGCAACTGCAACAGCTCAAAGCGCAGGTTGTTCTCAACAAAAAAGGCGAGCTAAACCTTGCCCAACTTTTTACCCTGCCCGACCGTCCTGAGCAACCTGAAAAGCCTGAGAGCACGCCTTTAGCAATACGCATTGATCAAATACAACTGCAACAGGGTAGTGCGCGTTTTAACGACCAGCGCCAGCACGACCCCATCGATATCAGTTTTAACGATTTGAATATCACTTTAAATCATTTTGACACCCGACCAGCCAGCAGCAGCGAGCTGCAACTCACTGTACAAGCCAGCGATGGTACGCAACTGCACTGGCAAGGCGACCTCAGCATCAACCCGCTGACCTCGCAAGGCCATTTACAGTTGCAAGACGCGCAGCTTAAAAGCTGGTGGCCTTATGTGCGTGAACATTTCTCCGCACAGCTCGACGATGGCCGTTTAAGTTTCGACACCCGTTACGCACTGCAAATCAGCCCAAAGCTCCAATTTAAAGCCGAGCAGCTCAATGCTGAACTGGTGTCTATGGCACTCACACAAAACACACAACCTTTAGCGCGTCTGTCCAAATTGAGCATCAGCGACACGGCATTTGATCTAGCTGGACAAACATTACAGATTGGCAAAGCCAGCAGCAATAAACTCGAAGCCTGGGCTGAGGTTGATAAAAGCGGCACGCTGAATTGGCAAAAATTATTACCAAGCACCTCAACAACGCAGCCGGCAGCCAAAGGTGACAACGCGCCTGCCAGTCACGCAGGCAGCACTAAGAACAGCCCAGCATGGCGCATCACTGTTAACCAGGCTGACTTTAAGCAACAGCAGTTTCATCTAGCAGATAACAGCCGCAGTGAGCCTGTTGCGCTCAATCTTGCTGATTTCAATCTACATATTAAAGATTTTGACAGCCAAGGCAGCAGCCCGTTTAACGCTGAACTGAAGACAAACATCGGCGAACAAGGCACGCTCAACAGCACCGCCAGCGTTCTTTTACAGCCATTTAAAGTCGATATGACACTGAACAGCAGCGATCTCGACTTACGCCCAGCGCAAGCATGGATCAGCCCTTACGCGCATGCAGAACTGCGTAGCGGCCTACTCGGCAGTGCCCTTAAATTGCAAGTCAGCGATTTAGATAACTTACAGGTCGTGCTGCAAGGTGATGCCCAGCTCAGTCAGCTGCATGTCCGCGACAGCCTGCGTCAACGTGATCTTTTAAAATGGCAAACCGTTGCTATCAATGACATTCAATACAGCCTGCAGCAGCAAAAACTATCGATTGAGAATATTGCTCTGCAACAACCTTATGTGCGTTTTATTATCAATGAAAACCTCACCACCAATATCAGTGAGCTGTTAATCCCGCAGCCGCAACAACCGGCTGCCGAACAAGCCAGTAACAGCCCTAAATTTGCTCTGCACATTGGCGGTATCGATATCAAAGACGGCTCAGCAAATTTTGCTGACTTTAGCCTCACACCCAACTTTGCCACAGCCATTCAACAGCTAAACGGCCAAATTGGTACGCTAGACAATCAAACCAACAACGTTGCCAACGTGGATATTCAAGGCAATGTTGACCGCTATGCGCCAGTGACCATCAAAGGCAGCTTGATGCCCTTTGACCCGCTGAAACAGCTCGATATTGCCACAGCATTTAAGCATGTGGAGCTGACTACATTGACCCCCTATTCGGGTAAGTTTGCCGGCTATCGCATTCAAAAAGGGCGTTTAAATCTGGACCTGCACTATCAGATCACTGACGGCAAGCTCAACGCAAGCAACCAATTGTTACTTGAGCAGTTGCAGCTGGGTGAACGTGTCGACAGTCCCGATGCTGTAGATTTGCCGGTACGCTTGGCGATTGCCTTACTCAAAGACCGCAAAGGAGAAATTGCTATAAACCTGCCGGTGCAAGGTGACCTGAATAATCCCGAATTTAAAGTCGCGCCTATTGTCTGGCAAACCTTACGCAATTTGATCACCCGCGCCGTATCAGCACCGTTTAATTTTATCGCAGATTTAGCCGGTGGTAATGCGACAGAGCTCAACCAAGTGATTTTTTTACCCGGCGAATTTGCTATCACTGCTGGCGCAGCGCAGGGTTTAGATACGCTCGCTAAAGCGCTAAAGGATCGCCCGCAACTGCGCTTAGAAATCGAAGGCGGCAGTCATCTGACGCTGGACGGTCCGCCTCTGGCGCAGATGCGCTTAACTCGAGCCTACCAAAACGCTTGGTACAGTATTTTACAGCGTCGCGGCAGCAAGATTGAATCCAGCAAGGAAACTCTAGAGGTGCCGGACAACGAAAAACCAGCCTTGCTTGAGGGCATTTACCGCACACAGCTCAAGCAGCAGCCGCCAGAGCAATGGGCCGAGTTAAATCAGGAGCAGCGCGAGCAAAAGATGCGTGAAGCAGTGCTGCACAGCTATGCACAGAGTCCTTTAGGTTTGCGCCGCTTAGCGCAAGCGCGGGCCAATAGCATTAAAGAATATTTAATTGAACAGGGACAACTGGACGCCGAGCGCGTTTATTTGCTTGATGCCAGCGAGGGTAAAGCCAGCGCTAACAATGGCGTGATCAGCACGCTGCACCTAGGGAGTATGCAATGA
- a CDS encoding polynucleotide adenylyltransferase PcnB, with translation MLKKLFKPFRRQRKGPEQPTVLEAHEHQLSCADFSRNSANVAVRLQHAGFQAYLVGGCVRDALLGITPKDFDVATSATPEQVRQEFRNSRIIGRRFKLAHVHFGRELIEVATFRSNHSQEDESNNDRSAHDASGRILRDNVYGSMEDDAQRRDFTMNALYFDVSSERVYDYSTGFADIKRGLIRLIGDPEQRYLEDPVRMLRAVRFAAKLDFEIEDSTAEPIRRLAHLLADIPAARLYDEVLKLFLSGNALRTYELLREYDLFAQLFPGTAKALLRHPENVDRLLRNAFKNTDKRVNMDRPVTPAFLFAALLWPSLTVRAISLQNDGMHPLPAMQEAAHQVLLEQVQRIAVPKRFSIPTREIWDMQERLPRRAGKRADTLLAHPRFRAAYDFLLLRESAGEDTQELGNWWTQYQDASDSQRREMISNLSSKSTTARKRRRKPRTSKPKHTAPGHE, from the coding sequence ATGCTGAAAAAGCTTTTTAAACCCTTTCGCCGTCAGCGCAAAGGACCCGAGCAACCCACCGTACTGGAAGCTCACGAGCATCAGCTCAGCTGTGCAGACTTTAGCCGCAACTCAGCCAATGTCGCAGTACGCTTACAGCACGCTGGCTTCCAAGCTTATTTAGTGGGTGGCTGTGTGCGTGATGCATTACTAGGCATCACACCAAAAGATTTTGATGTCGCCACCAGCGCAACACCAGAACAAGTGCGCCAAGAGTTCCGTAACTCGCGCATTATTGGCCGACGCTTTAAATTAGCGCACGTGCACTTTGGCCGTGAACTGATCGAAGTCGCAACCTTTCGCAGTAATCACTCACAAGAAGATGAAAGCAACAACGACCGCTCAGCGCATGACGCCAGCGGCCGCATTCTTCGTGACAACGTCTACGGCAGCATGGAAGATGATGCCCAGCGCCGCGACTTCACCATGAACGCATTGTATTTTGATGTCAGCAGCGAAAGAGTTTACGACTACAGCACCGGTTTTGCTGATATCAAGCGCGGCTTAATTCGCCTAATCGGCGACCCAGAGCAACGCTATTTGGAAGATCCCGTGCGCATGCTGCGCGCCGTGCGTTTCGCTGCAAAACTGGACTTTGAAATTGAAGACAGCACTGCTGAGCCCATTCGCCGCCTAGCGCATTTACTGGCTGATATTCCAGCTGCACGCCTCTATGATGAAGTGCTCAAATTATTTCTCAGCGGCAACGCACTACGCACCTATGAGTTGCTGCGTGAGTATGATTTATTTGCACAGTTATTTCCTGGGACCGCTAAGGCGCTGCTCAGGCACCCTGAGAATGTGGATCGCTTACTGCGTAACGCCTTTAAAAACACAGACAAGCGCGTCAATATGGACCGCCCCGTCACCCCAGCATTTTTATTTGCCGCCCTGCTCTGGCCATCACTGACAGTGCGCGCTATCAGCTTACAAAATGACGGCATGCACCCTTTGCCGGCCATGCAAGAGGCTGCGCACCAAGTATTGCTGGAACAAGTACAGCGCATTGCCGTACCTAAACGCTTTAGCATTCCCACTCGCGAAATTTGGGATATGCAAGAACGCTTACCGCGTCGCGCTGGCAAACGTGCCGACACGTTATTAGCGCACCCACGTTTTCGTGCCGCTTATGACTTTTTATTGCTGCGTGAAAGTGCGGGCGAAGACACTCAAGAGCTGGGCAACTGGTGGACCCAGTACCAAGATGCCAGCGACAGTCAGCGCCGCGAGATGATCAGCAACCTATCGAGCAAAAGCACGACAGCACGCAAACGTCGTCGCAAACCTCGCACCAGCAAACCTAAACACACAGCGCCAGGCCACGAATAA
- a CDS encoding DUF2845 domain-containing protein, with product MKYLSGFVLCLTLSLLSSAAMASTFRCGTQLVSLGDRSFQVLRKCGEPVARDTVGYTVGEYNRQELPIEEWVYGPRNGMLYFLRFIGGRLVSIDSQRGQ from the coding sequence ATGAAATATTTAAGCGGGTTTGTGTTATGTCTCACACTAAGCCTATTGAGCAGTGCTGCCATGGCCAGCACCTTTCGCTGCGGTACGCAGCTGGTCAGTTTGGGTGATCGCTCTTTTCAGGTGCTACGCAAGTGTGGCGAGCCAGTGGCCCGTGATACGGTGGGCTACACCGTCGGTGAATACAATCGCCAAGAGTTGCCCATTGAAGAGTGGGTGTACGGTCCGCGTAACGGAATGCTGTATTTTTTGCGCTTTATTGGCGGTCGCTTAGTGAGCATTGATAGCCAGCGCGGTCAATAA
- the folK gene encoding 2-amino-4-hydroxy-6-hydroxymethyldihydropteridine diphosphokinase — MEAVYIGLGSNLAEPVQQLDAALAALAQLPSTRLIATSAYYSSAPLGPSDQPRFTNAVAHLETNLTPHALLDQLQAIELSQGRQRNSERWGPRTLDLDILLFGKCIINDERLRVPHYHMHARPFVLVPLAELCPADFSLADGRLLADLLRQCPVDPTLQRLHTPQLCTT, encoded by the coding sequence ATGGAAGCAGTGTACATTGGTCTAGGCAGCAATTTAGCTGAGCCCGTACAACAACTGGATGCCGCGCTAGCGGCTTTAGCGCAACTGCCGAGCACACGCTTAATCGCCACGTCGGCCTACTACTCCAGTGCACCATTGGGGCCCAGTGATCAGCCGCGCTTTACCAATGCGGTTGCACACTTGGAAACGAACCTGACGCCACACGCACTGCTCGATCAATTGCAGGCCATTGAGCTGAGCCAAGGCCGGCAACGCAATTCTGAGCGCTGGGGGCCGCGCACACTGGACTTAGATATTTTGCTGTTCGGCAAGTGCATCATCAACGACGAACGCCTGCGTGTACCGCATTACCATATGCATGCACGGCCTTTTGTCTTAGTGCCCTTGGCAGAGCTGTGCCCTGCTGACTTTAGCCTTGCAGATGGCCGCTTACTGGCAGATTTATTACGCCAGTGTCCAGTCGATCCCACGCTGCAGCGCTTACACACACCTCAATTATGTACAACTTAG
- the panD gene encoding aspartate 1-decarboxylase, producing MQTIMLKAKLHRAIATHAVVDYEGSCAIDGDWLDMSGIREYEQIDIYNVTNGERFTTYAIRGEAGSQIISVNGAAAHKAAVGDVLIICAYCHYEESELATHAPRLLYMGKDGSLSHSSNAIPVQLA from the coding sequence ATGCAAACCATTATGCTCAAAGCAAAACTGCACCGAGCAATTGCCACCCACGCCGTCGTTGATTACGAGGGCTCTTGTGCCATTGATGGCGACTGGTTGGATATGTCAGGGATTCGTGAATACGAGCAGATTGATATCTATAACGTCACCAATGGTGAGCGTTTTACCACCTACGCCATTCGTGGCGAAGCCGGCTCACAGATCATTTCTGTTAACGGTGCTGCTGCGCATAAAGCAGCAGTGGGTGATGTATTGATTATTTGCGCATACTGCCACTATGAAGAAAGCGAACTGGCCACTCACGCGCCGCGCTTACTCTATATGGGCAAAGATGGCTCGTTGAGCCACAGCAGCAACGCAATTCCTGTGCAGCTGGCTTAA
- the panC gene encoding pantoate--beta-alanine ligase, translated as MNSVHTLEHLRAAITEARSAGKRIALVPTMGNLHAGHIALIKQAMVRADFVVASIFVNPLQFGPNEDLDSYPRTLAADQEKLLEAGCNLLFNPDAQVMYPNGMAQHTTVSVPGVSAGLCGGSRPGHFDGVATVVCKLLNMVQPDSALFGEKDYQQLAIIRKMVADLNIPVQIIGAPIVRDTDGLALSSRNGYLNAQQRATAPVLQQCMQALKAHIIKGERDYPALFAQFTADLQSAGFRLDYVELRDANSLEAADAESAQLVLLAAAYLGTTRLIDNLIFDL; from the coding sequence ATGAACAGCGTACATACGCTAGAACACTTGCGCGCGGCCATCACAGAGGCACGCAGCGCAGGCAAACGTATTGCCTTAGTGCCGACCATGGGTAATTTACATGCTGGGCATATCGCACTGATCAAACAAGCCATGGTTCGCGCTGACTTTGTGGTGGCCAGTATTTTTGTCAACCCGTTGCAGTTTGGTCCAAACGAAGACCTTGATAGCTACCCGCGCACTTTAGCCGCCGATCAAGAAAAACTGCTCGAGGCCGGCTGCAATCTGCTATTTAACCCAGACGCCCAAGTGATGTACCCCAACGGCATGGCCCAACACACCACCGTCAGTGTTCCTGGCGTTTCTGCCGGTTTATGTGGCGGCAGCCGTCCTGGGCATTTTGATGGTGTAGCCACGGTCGTCTGCAAACTGCTCAATATGGTTCAGCCTGACAGTGCTCTGTTTGGTGAAAAAGATTACCAACAGCTCGCCATCATCCGTAAAATGGTGGCTGACTTAAATATACCGGTGCAGATTATTGGCGCGCCCATTGTGCGTGATACAGATGGCCTCGCATTATCGTCCAGAAATGGGTATCTTAATGCGCAACAACGTGCCACTGCCCCTGTGTTACAGCAATGTATGCAAGCGCTTAAAGCACATATAATAAAAGGTGAGCGTGATTATCCAGCCCTTTTTGCGCAGTTCACTGCGGATCTACAAAGCGCTGGCTTTCGCCTCGACTATGTAGAGCTACGTGACGCCAACAGCCTAGAAGCGGCTGACGCAGAGAGTGCTCAGCTGGTCTTATTAGCCGCAGCCTATCTCGGCACAACACGCCTAATCGACAATCTGATCTTTGATCTGTAA